One window of the Cytophagales bacterium genome contains the following:
- a CDS encoding DUF2442 domain-containing protein codes for MILNVTQGKYQEKYKILLTFNNGEIKLVDLKKSIFEDHRKIFEPLKDLEYFKRFEIKFSTITWENQADFAPEYLYQIGKELVKEKELL; via the coding sequence ATGATACTCAATGTTACACAGGGAAAGTACCAGGAAAAATACAAAATCTTACTAACTTTTAATAATGGTGAAATTAAATTGGTTGATCTGAAGAAATCAATTTTTGAAGATCATCGCAAGATCTTTGAACCATTAAAAGATTTAGAGTACTTCAAAAGATTTGAAATTAAATTTAGTACTATTACCTGGGAAAATCAAGCTGATTTTGCACCGGAATATTTATATCAAATAGGGAAGGAATTGGTTAAAGAAAAAGAATTATTATGA
- a CDS encoding 2-oxoacid:acceptor oxidoreductase subunit alpha, with protein sequence MSTKTATVELEKVVIRFAGDSGDGMQLTGSQFTLTSALLGNDLATFPDFPAEIRAPQGTVEGVSGFQVQIGKVDIFTPGDSADVLVAMNPAALKSNLRWVEPGGTIIADTDNFTQRDFDKAGYEHNPLQDGSLDEYKIIEAPITSLTKKTLEGSELDMKSILRCKNMFALGIMYWLFDRSVEQTENFLEKKFKKDPSLVEANKKALKAGYFYAETVEALPSIYKVPAAKIAKGKYRHISGNIATAWGFLAAREKLGKKLFYGSYPITPASDILHELAKYKHLDVITLQAEDEIAAVCSAIGAAYAGHLGITASSGPGIALKSEAISLAGMVELPIVVVDVQRGGPSTGLPTKTEQGDLMMAIYGRNSANPAIVIAASTPSNCFYYAFEAVRLAIEHMTPVMLLSDCYLANGSEPWKFPKMSDMPDIKIPVPKLNGQDYQPYFRDKDKLSRYWAIPGIKGLEHRIGGLEKEDVTGNISYDPVNHEKMMKIRAEKVARVANYIPKLEVIGKENADVLVVGWGGTYGSLLTAVLELQEAGKSVSLAQFNYINPLPRNTEEILSKYKKILVCELNRGQFVNWLRSKFPQFHYEQCNKIQGLPFTVGELKERINKIEK encoded by the coding sequence ATGTCCACTAAAACCGCTACAGTTGAATTAGAAAAAGTTGTAATTCGTTTCGCAGGAGATTCCGGGGATGGAATGCAGCTTACCGGTAGTCAATTTACCTTGACCTCTGCCTTATTAGGAAATGATCTCGCAACATTTCCTGATTTCCCGGCAGAGATCAGGGCGCCTCAGGGAACCGTTGAAGGGGTTTCAGGTTTCCAGGTGCAAATCGGCAAAGTTGATATTTTTACACCCGGAGATAGTGCAGATGTACTGGTAGCAATGAACCCTGCTGCATTAAAATCTAACCTGCGATGGGTAGAACCGGGGGGCACCATCATTGCTGACACAGATAATTTCACCCAAAGAGACTTTGACAAGGCAGGCTATGAGCATAATCCTCTTCAGGATGGCAGCCTGGATGAATACAAGATCATTGAAGCGCCCATTACCTCCTTGACCAAGAAAACCCTTGAGGGGTCAGAGCTGGACATGAAAAGTATCCTCCGGTGCAAAAATATGTTTGCGCTCGGGATCATGTATTGGCTCTTTGATCGCAGTGTGGAGCAAACTGAAAATTTCCTTGAAAAGAAATTTAAAAAAGATCCGTCCCTGGTAGAGGCTAATAAAAAAGCATTGAAAGCCGGTTATTTTTACGCAGAAACGGTTGAAGCATTACCATCTATCTATAAAGTACCCGCAGCAAAAATCGCAAAAGGTAAATACCGCCATATATCTGGCAACATAGCTACAGCATGGGGCTTTTTAGCTGCCCGGGAAAAATTAGGAAAAAAATTGTTTTATGGCTCCTATCCAATTACACCGGCTTCGGATATTTTACATGAACTGGCAAAATACAAGCATTTGGACGTGATCACGCTGCAGGCGGAAGATGAGATCGCTGCTGTTTGCTCAGCCATTGGAGCAGCTTATGCCGGACACCTGGGAATAACTGCATCATCCGGACCAGGAATAGCGCTGAAAAGTGAAGCCATCAGCCTTGCAGGCATGGTTGAGCTGCCTATTGTCGTTGTAGATGTTCAGCGAGGCGGGCCTTCAACCGGTTTGCCCACAAAAACCGAACAAGGTGACCTGATGATGGCAATTTACGGGAGGAACAGTGCAAATCCTGCCATTGTAATTGCTGCAAGCACTCCTTCCAATTGTTTTTACTATGCTTTTGAAGCGGTCAGGTTGGCCATAGAGCACATGACCCCCGTGATGCTCTTATCTGATTGCTACCTGGCCAATGGTTCTGAACCGTGGAAATTTCCCAAAATGAGTGATATGCCAGATATTAAAATACCTGTTCCAAAACTCAACGGGCAGGACTATCAGCCATATTTTAGAGATAAAGATAAACTTTCACGATACTGGGCTATCCCGGGTATCAAAGGGCTTGAACACCGCATTGGGGGGTTGGAAAAAGAAGATGTGACCGGTAACATTTCTTATGATCCGGTAAATCATGAAAAAATGATGAAAATCCGTGCGGAAAAAGTGGCTCGTGTTGCAAACTATATACCAAAGCTTGAAGTAATTGGCAAAGAAAACGCAGATGTTCTCGTAGTAGGGTGGGGCGGCACTTACGGTTCATTATTAACGGCTGTATTAGAGTTACAGGAAGCAGGAAAAAGTGTAAGCCTGGCACAATTTAATTACATCAACCCCTTACCACGCAATACAGAAGAAATATTGAGCAAATACAAAAAGATATTGGTATGTGAATTGAACAGGGGGCAGTTTGTGAACTGGTTACGCAGTAAGTTCCCTCAATTCCATTATGAACAGTGCAATAAGATTCAAGGCCTGCCTTTTACGGTGGGGGAGTTAAAGGAAAGGATAAATAAAATTGAAAAATAA
- a CDS encoding alanine dehydrogenase: protein MKIGILKEGKIPIDKRVPLTPRQCKEVMNKYPNLSISVQPSPVRCFKDDEYRSLGISVKEEQSDCELLLGVKEVQKNDLIPNKKYLFFSHVIKKQPYNRELLRIILKKNIQLIDWECLTDKNGQRIIAFGRYAGIVGAYNGILTFGKRQKLFDLKAAHQCDDLDEMKQEYKKISTLSSSKKLSGLKIAITGGGRVAKGAMEVLNGMSIRKVIIEEFLNDNFVDPVYVQLHSKDYHIAHSVPGYSAAHVEDPDAIGSKIQTQSGGAWNTDHFYKNPQAYESTFYKFTGVTDILIAAAYWDPKAPVLFTTEDMRKDSFKIKIIADVTGDIEGSIPSTKKFSSIDDPVYDYNPITEELEPPFSNEINISVMAIDNLPCELPKDASKDFGTELINNVLPNIFGEDKDGVIERATIAKQGKLTSRYAYLKDYVEGA from the coding sequence ATGAAGATCGGCATCTTAAAAGAAGGTAAAATCCCTATAGACAAGAGAGTTCCTCTAACGCCCCGGCAATGCAAAGAGGTTATGAATAAATACCCCAACTTATCAATCTCCGTTCAACCCAGTCCTGTAAGATGCTTTAAGGATGATGAATACCGTTCATTAGGCATATCTGTTAAAGAAGAGCAGAGTGATTGTGAGCTGTTGCTGGGCGTAAAGGAAGTACAGAAAAATGATCTTATTCCGAATAAAAAATACCTGTTCTTTTCACATGTAATTAAAAAGCAGCCCTACAACAGGGAACTACTGCGTATCATTTTAAAAAAGAATATTCAGCTCATTGACTGGGAATGTCTGACCGATAAAAACGGCCAAAGGATCATTGCCTTTGGAAGATATGCAGGAATAGTAGGCGCCTATAATGGCATTCTAACATTTGGTAAACGGCAAAAGCTTTTTGACCTGAAAGCTGCCCATCAGTGTGATGATTTAGATGAAATGAAACAGGAATATAAAAAAATTTCCACCCTGAGCAGCTCAAAAAAACTATCTGGTCTTAAAATTGCTATTACCGGGGGAGGCAGGGTTGCAAAAGGCGCTATGGAGGTATTGAACGGAATGAGTATCAGGAAAGTTATCATTGAAGAATTTCTTAACGATAATTTTGTTGATCCTGTATATGTACAACTTCACTCAAAAGATTATCATATAGCGCATAGCGTCCCGGGTTACTCGGCAGCGCATGTCGAAGATCCAGACGCAATCGGGTCGAAGATCCAGACGCAGTCGGGGGGCGCATGGAATACCGATCACTTTTACAAAAATCCTCAAGCCTATGAATCAACTTTTTATAAATTTACAGGTGTGACAGACATTTTAATAGCAGCGGCTTATTGGGATCCGAAAGCTCCTGTTCTTTTTACAACAGAAGATATGCGAAAAGATAGTTTTAAGATCAAGATCATTGCAGACGTAACAGGTGATATTGAAGGTTCTATACCCTCTACTAAAAAATTTTCATCCATTGACGATCCTGTATATGACTACAACCCTATAACCGAAGAATTGGAACCGCCCTTTTCAAACGAAATAAATATTTCAGTAATGGCTATAGATAATTTACCCTGTGAGTTACCCAAAGATGCATCAAAGGATTTTGGAACTGAATTGATAAACAATGTGTTACCAAATATATTCGGAGAAGATAAAGATGGCGTAATAGAGAGAGCCACAATAGCGAAGCAAGGCAAACTTACTTCAAGATATGCTTATTTGAAGGATTATGTTGAAGGAGCGTAG
- a CDS encoding phosphatase PAP2 family protein: MVKLFKINFYFFLCFLAYLITGGVILYCSSKGDIVLFLNSLHNDFSDKFFLWFTLLGSGWFFALLTILLAFYRLKYALLSLFCFLATTIITQALKHTIFSDSLRPRKLLEQAAELNFVEGINVHSFNSFPSGHTAAAFSIFCLLTLLINSTSIKSPNYILGLLFFLMAFLVSISRIYLLQHFFVDTYFGAIIGVVVTWICYHLFERSEKLTGNKVLNSSLVYHFKKMITR; encoded by the coding sequence ATGGTAAAACTATTTAAGATCAATTTTTATTTCTTCCTATGCTTTTTAGCTTATTTAATAACTGGCGGAGTGATCTTGTATTGTTCTTCAAAAGGAGATATCGTATTATTTTTAAATAGTTTACACAACGATTTCAGTGATAAGTTTTTTCTCTGGTTCACCCTTTTAGGCAGTGGATGGTTTTTTGCTTTGCTCACTATATTATTGGCTTTTTACAGGCTTAAATATGCTCTTTTGAGCTTATTCTGTTTTTTGGCAACAACGATCATTACACAGGCTTTAAAACATACCATTTTTTCAGATAGTTTAAGGCCCCGTAAGCTATTAGAACAAGCAGCCGAACTTAATTTTGTTGAAGGTATAAATGTACATTCATTCAACAGTTTCCCTTCAGGACATACCGCGGCAGCATTTTCAATTTTTTGTCTGCTTACGCTTTTAATTAATTCAACAAGCATTAAATCACCAAATTATATCCTGGGCTTGTTATTCTTCCTTATGGCATTTCTCGTTTCAATTTCCAGGATATATTTGTTGCAGCATTTTTTTGTGGATACTTATTTTGGGGCTATAATAGGTGTGGTTGTTACTTGGATCTGCTATCACTTGTTTGAAAGGTCAGAAAAGTTAACCGGGAATAAGGTATTGAATAGCTCTCTGGTTTATCATTTTAAGAAAATGATTACAAGGTAA
- a CDS encoding M24 family metallopeptidase, with protein sequence MIRIKDTLQVFALISSRLQRLALAPHINLLRYFFLKAVPNLCAGLVFISILASGQQITENDKDPSPSDKVNLYPGDYLDKSFHKERREALRKYLSPNSVAVFFANPVRNRANDVDYLYHQDPDFYYLTGLREPHAVLLIFSGNQEGEDFEEGNTGNKEIKGINGRVRPRLQKNEGYNEIIFVQQSNPYMEMWTGKMLGIKGVKNKLGFEKVLPNTAFKNFNIDFKHFDKILFLNFYNDVRDDQQDEGDLYSLIVQFKKKINALDRENYSRELHSIMNSLREIKTEAELKLLRRAIKISAIGQIEVMKAMHANMSEAEIQGIHEFVYKKYGAEYEGYPSIVGSGNNGCVLHYITNNRTNVGNNLVLMDLGAEYRGYTADVTRTIPANGKFSEEQKQIYKIVYQAQEKAFKSCKKGNPFNAPHRTAKKIISEGLIALGIIQSESEVSRYFPHGTSHYLGLDVHDRGNHGTLEPGMVITVEPGIYIPEGSDCDQKWWGIAVRIEDDILITETGWKNLSKLAPRKIDEIEAMMAKESTLDDFVLPDINKEIGK encoded by the coding sequence ATGATACGAATAAAAGACACATTACAAGTATTTGCATTAATCTCTTCAAGGCTTCAGCGGTTGGCATTAGCCCCGCACATAAATTTATTGAGATATTTTTTTTTAAAAGCTGTACCCAATTTATGTGCGGGGTTAGTATTCATTAGTATATTAGCATCGGGTCAGCAAATCACCGAAAATGATAAAGACCCCAGTCCTTCTGACAAGGTAAATCTTTATCCTGGCGACTACTTAGATAAATCATTTCACAAGGAACGCAGAGAAGCATTAAGAAAATACTTATCTCCCAATTCTGTTGCCGTTTTTTTTGCAAATCCTGTAAGAAACAGAGCCAATGATGTTGACTATCTCTATCATCAGGACCCTGACTTTTATTATCTTACCGGCTTAAGAGAACCTCATGCAGTCTTGTTAATTTTTTCAGGAAATCAGGAAGGGGAGGATTTTGAAGAAGGAAATACAGGAAATAAGGAAATAAAGGGAATAAACGGGCGCGTGCGGCCCCGCCTTCAAAAAAATGAAGGCTACAATGAAATTATTTTTGTACAGCAAAGTAATCCATATATGGAAATGTGGACAGGTAAAATGCTGGGGATCAAGGGAGTAAAAAATAAGCTGGGGTTTGAAAAAGTGCTGCCCAATACAGCTTTTAAGAACTTTAATATTGATTTTAAACATTTTGATAAAATACTTTTTCTTAATTTTTACAACGATGTAAGAGATGATCAACAGGATGAAGGGGATTTGTATAGCCTGATCGTTCAATTCAAGAAAAAGATAAACGCTCTAGATCGCGAAAATTATTCCCGGGAATTGCACTCAATCATGAACAGCCTTCGGGAAATTAAGACCGAAGCTGAGCTAAAATTGCTTCGAAGGGCAATAAAAATATCGGCAATCGGGCAAATTGAAGTGATGAAAGCTATGCACGCAAATATGTCTGAGGCAGAGATCCAGGGAATACATGAGTTTGTATATAAAAAATACGGAGCAGAATATGAAGGTTATCCGTCCATTGTTGGTTCGGGAAATAACGGCTGCGTTCTGCATTATATCACAAATAACAGGACCAACGTTGGCAACAATTTAGTTTTGATGGATCTGGGAGCAGAATATCGTGGCTATACAGCAGATGTTACAAGAACGATCCCTGCAAATGGCAAATTTTCTGAAGAACAAAAGCAGATCTACAAGATAGTTTACCAGGCACAGGAAAAAGCATTCAAATCCTGTAAAAAAGGAAATCCTTTTAATGCCCCACATCGCACAGCAAAGAAAATAATTTCCGAAGGATTAATAGCATTAGGGATTATTCAGTCAGAAAGTGAAGTTTCCCGTTATTTTCCTCATGGCACATCACATTATTTGGGATTAGATGTGCATGACAGGGGAAATCATGGAACATTAGAGCCAGGAATGGTAATTACGGTTGAACCTGGAATCTATATTCCCGAAGGGAGTGATTGTGATCAAAAGTGGTGGGGTATTGCTGTGAGAATAGAAGATGATATTTTGATCACTGAAACTGGCTGGAAAAATTTATCAAAACTGGCCCCAAGGAAAATTGATGAGATCGAAGCTATGATGGCAAAAGAAAGCACGCTGGATGATTTTGTGCTGCCGGATATAAATAAGGAAATAGGGAAATAG
- the hemE gene encoding uroporphyrinogen decarboxylase, giving the protein MSLKNDLLLRAARGEKTERTPVWLMRQAGRILPEYRAIRQKLKSFKELVTNPELAAEVTIQPVDRLGVDAAIIFSDILVIPEAMGLPYQVIESKGPVFRKTIRNLKDVDYLKIADPVNDLQYVIEAIKITKKELKGKVPLIGFAGAPWTVFAYMIEGQGSKTFAKARKMLYTNPGLSHILLQKITASTINYLNAQINAGADIVQLFDSWAGILPPGQYREFSLKYISQICDEVPPSSLLPASFGLPPAVSLWRAGRQAGIPRPPMIVFAKGAWFARSELVSLNCEVIGLDWNMDIKESRAVISDAKTLQGNLDPCVLYSSFDEIRLQTKKMLKEFGPFRHIANLGHGVYPDTEVEKVKCFVDTVKEHIA; this is encoded by the coding sequence ATGTCGTTAAAAAATGATTTACTATTACGTGCTGCCAGAGGTGAAAAAACGGAAAGAACACCTGTATGGTTGATGCGCCAGGCTGGCAGGATCCTGCCGGAATATAGAGCGATTCGGCAAAAACTTAAAAGCTTCAAAGAGCTGGTAACCAATCCGGAGCTGGCCGCTGAAGTTACCATCCAACCGGTTGATAGGTTAGGAGTGGATGCTGCAATTATATTCTCTGATATCCTGGTGATACCTGAAGCAATGGGCCTACCTTATCAAGTGATTGAATCAAAAGGGCCGGTTTTCAGAAAAACGATCAGGAATTTAAAAGATGTTGATTATCTGAAGATCGCTGATCCGGTTAATGACTTGCAATATGTGATTGAAGCAATAAAGATCACCAAAAAAGAACTGAAAGGAAAGGTACCTTTAATCGGTTTTGCCGGTGCACCATGGACGGTCTTTGCTTATATGATCGAGGGGCAGGGTTCTAAAACATTTGCTAAAGCAAGGAAGATGCTTTACACCAACCCCGGCCTTTCTCATATTTTATTGCAAAAGATCACAGCAAGCACCATCAACTATCTCAACGCTCAAATCAATGCAGGCGCAGACATTGTGCAGTTGTTTGATTCCTGGGCAGGGATTTTACCTCCAGGGCAATACAGGGAGTTTTCTTTAAAATACATCTCTCAAATTTGTGATGAAGTACCTCCCTCTTCCCTCTTGCCTGCGTCTTTTGGGCTCCCGCCTGCCGTAAGCCTTTGGCGGGCAGGTCGGCAGGCAGGCATCCCACGCCCCCCAATGATCGTTTTTGCAAAAGGCGCCTGGTTTGCCAGAAGCGAATTAGTTAGTTTGAACTGCGAAGTGATTGGTTTAGACTGGAATATGGACATCAAAGAATCCCGGGCTGTGATAAGTGATGCCAAAACCCTTCAGGGTAACCTTGACCCCTGTGTATTATATTCATCGTTTGACGAGATCAGGTTACAAACCAAAAAAATGTTAAAGGAATTTGGACCTTTCAGGCATATTGCCAATTTAGGCCACGGTGTTTACCCTGATACGGAAGTAGAGAAAGTGAAGTGTTTTGTGGATACGGTAAAAGAGCATATCGCATAG